The segment CCGGGGTGAGGGTGGCGGCTTCCTCCACAAGATCCTTACGGATGTCGTAGTCCATGAGGACGTACTGACGCGCGACGAGCACACCCTGCAGGCGCCGGATCAGGACCTCGATCTCCTTCGCGGTGCCGTTTGCGGCACCGCCCTCGCCGGTGCGGCGGATCAGGACGGCTTCGGACTTGAGGATGGGCTCGCCGAAGATCTCCATTCCGGCAGCTTTGAGCGTGTTTCCGGTTTCGACGACGTCGGCGATCGCGTCAGCGACGCCGAGGCGCACGGAAGACTCAACGGCGCCGTCGAGGCGGACAACCTTGGCTTTGACGCCGCGCTCAGCAAGGTAATCGCGCAGGAGGCCGTCGTAGCTCGTCGCGAGGCGCTTGCCTTCAAGCTGCTCGACGCTGGAGAAGTCACCGACGGGGCCGGCGAAACGGAAGGTGGACGCGGCGAAGCCAAGGGGAAGCAGCTCTTCGGCTTCGACCTGCGCGTCCAGCAGGAGGTCGCGGCCGGTGATGCCGACGTCGAGCGTTCCTTGGCCGACATACACGGCGATGTCACGGGGGCGGAGGAAGAAGAACTCAATGTCGTTGTCGGGATCGACCATGACGAGTTCGCGGGTATCGCGGCGCTGGCGGTATCCCGCCTCGGTCAGCATCGCGGAGGCGGCTTCGGACAAGGATCCCTTGTTGGGGACGGCTACTCGCAGCATTGGGGACTTTCTTGGGGAGTGGAAGGGGATGTTTCAGGCATTGTGCTCACGGCACTGTTCTCAGAAGAAACTTTGCAGTGAGCGCGAGGGCCACGCTGGCGCTCCGGTGAGACCTTTTCAGGTCCGTGCGGAGCGGACGTGGCTAGAGATGCTTGTAAACGTCTTCCAGGCTCAAACCCTTGGCGAGCATCAGGACCTGCAGGTGGTAGAGCAACTGGGAGATTTCCTCGGCCGCGGCTTCATCGGATTCATACTCTGCCGCCATCCAGACTTCGGCGGCTTCCTCCACGACTTTCTTGCCGATGCCGTGGATTCCGGAGTCCAATTCGGCGACGGTGCGGGAGCCTGCCGGACGGGTCGCTGCCTTTTCGCTCAGTTCTGCGAACAGCGTCTCGAAATTCTTCACGCCCTCCAGCCTACTTGCTCGGGGCCGGTGACCGCTTGTCGGGTCATTGCATGACGGAA is part of the Arthrobacter ramosus genome and harbors:
- the hisG gene encoding ATP phosphoribosyltransferase; amino-acid sequence: MLRVAVPNKGSLSEAASAMLTEAGYRQRRDTRELVMVDPDNDIEFFFLRPRDIAVYVGQGTLDVGITGRDLLLDAQVEAEELLPLGFAASTFRFAGPVGDFSSVEQLEGKRLATSYDGLLRDYLAERGVKAKVVRLDGAVESSVRLGVADAIADVVETGNTLKAAGMEIFGEPILKSEAVLIRRTGEGGAANGTAKEIEVLIRRLQGVLVARQYVLMDYDIRKDLVEEAATLTPGLESPTVSPLRDSDWVAVRSMVPKKETNRIMDELYDLGARAILVSSIHACRI
- a CDS encoding phosphoribosyl-ATP diphosphatase translates to MKNFETLFAELSEKAATRPAGSRTVAELDSGIHGIGKKVVEEAAEVWMAAEYESDEAAAEEISQLLYHLQVLMLAKGLSLEDVYKHL